A DNA window from Longimicrobiaceae bacterium contains the following coding sequences:
- a CDS encoding TonB-dependent receptor plug domain-containing protein, which translates to MRTHAAPGRIYLIPLLAVVTLAACSTSRRARDIGPREQVTIGYDRVDSEDVTGSVASLTAEEIETMRVTRVEELIRDRMPGVLVTRMPNGDYSFRIRGTRSLIGSNEPLLVIDGMPINPSVMHAALANLSPGNIARIDVLKDAGSTGAYGARGANGVILITTTAYNQR; encoded by the coding sequence ATGCGCACCCACGCGGCTCCCGGTCGGATCTACCTCATACCGCTGCTGGCGGTGGTGACCTTGGCAGCCTGCTCCACGTCACGTCGAGCGCGCGACATCGGTCCTCGAGAGCAGGTAACGATCGGCTACGACCGGGTCGATTCCGAGGATGTGACCGGGTCGGTTGCCTCGCTGACCGCGGAGGAGATCGAGACGATGCGCGTCACGCGGGTCGAAGAGCTCATCCGGGACCGGATGCCCGGCGTGCTGGTGACGCGTATGCCGAACGGAGACTACTCCTTCCGCATTCGGGGGACGCGCTCTCTGATCGGAAGCAACGAGCCCCTGCTGGTGATCGACGGGATGCCGATCAACCCCAGTGTGATGCACGCGGCGCTGGCGAACCTGTCGCCGGGAAACATTGCCCGCATCGACGTCCTGAAGGACGCCGGCTCGACCGGTGCGTACGGCGCTCGCGGCGCGAACGGTGTGATCCTCATCACGACGACGGCCTACAACCAGCGCTAA
- a CDS encoding diadenylate cyclase, translating to MDAFFRDLTRAVQLADIADILLVAAFFFVGITWLRRSSSGSAARRIMALCGLLAIVYLLADIVHLYLFRQLLQLVSIGFLIAAVVVFQSDIRRLLDRLGAWGDTQRQESQAGGTTVDTLIEVANRLAEDHVGAIIALKGRDSWDPHIQGGIELDGLVSRPLLESIFQPESAGHDGAVLLEGDRVVRFAAHLPLASQIPEVSRYGGTRHAAALGLANETDAFVLVISEERGTISVAQDGTLTEMESLSELSQRLIHFWNEHYTEGGDGRPEWRSRTTLETAAMSVGFAVLTWLLFSFSADTVSRTFAVPIEFRNLPPEWALVSDTVPTAMVTLSGSEQAFGRLDRGELVISFDLSQPDSGTNVLPITAENLTLPSGLELVQVRPSEIRVEAQPQMAIDVPIQVRTRQALADTLQLTTEPRTVTVLLAEDVTPPTAIPTEPIDLGRLLRVGTTTASLSLPAGVRLAPDEEGEVAVVLRRRGVRSSR from the coding sequence ATGGACGCCTTTTTCAGGGACCTCACGCGCGCGGTACAGCTCGCCGATATCGCGGACATCCTGCTGGTCGCGGCATTCTTCTTCGTGGGCATCACCTGGTTGCGCCGGAGCAGCTCGGGGAGCGCGGCGCGCCGTATCATGGCCCTCTGCGGGCTGCTGGCGATCGTCTATCTCCTCGCCGACATCGTCCACCTCTACCTCTTCCGCCAGCTCCTCCAGCTCGTTTCGATCGGCTTTCTGATCGCGGCGGTGGTCGTCTTCCAGTCCGACATTCGGCGGCTGCTCGATCGCCTCGGCGCCTGGGGGGACACGCAACGGCAGGAGTCGCAGGCAGGAGGCACGACGGTCGATACCCTCATCGAGGTCGCGAACCGCCTTGCCGAGGATCACGTAGGTGCGATCATCGCCCTGAAGGGTCGCGATTCATGGGATCCGCACATCCAGGGCGGGATCGAGCTGGACGGGCTGGTGAGCCGACCCCTGCTCGAGAGCATCTTTCAGCCAGAGAGCGCGGGTCACGACGGTGCGGTGCTCCTGGAAGGCGATCGAGTGGTCCGCTTCGCCGCCCACCTGCCGCTGGCGTCTCAGATTCCTGAGGTGAGCCGCTATGGAGGCACCCGGCACGCAGCGGCGCTGGGGCTGGCGAACGAGACCGACGCCTTCGTTCTGGTGATCTCCGAAGAGCGGGGGACCATCAGCGTCGCTCAGGACGGTACTCTCACGGAGATGGAGTCGCTCTCCGAGCTGTCGCAGCGCCTCATTCACTTCTGGAACGAACACTACACTGAAGGAGGGGATGGGAGGCCCGAGTGGAGGAGCCGCACGACGCTGGAGACCGCGGCGATGTCGGTGGGCTTCGCCGTGCTCACCTGGCTGCTCTTCTCCTTCAGCGCCGACACAGTGTCCCGCACCTTCGCGGTTCCGATCGAGTTTCGGAACCTGCCGCCGGAATGGGCATTGGTGAGCGATACCGTTCCCACGGCAATGGTGACGCTGAGCGGGTCCGAGCAGGCGTTCGGCCGGCTGGATCGCGGTGAGCTGGTGATCTCGTTCGATCTGTCGCAGCCCGATTCCGGCACCAACGTGCTCCCCATCACCGCGGAGAACCTGACGCTCCCCTCGGGGCTGGAGCTGGTCCAGGTCCGCCCGTCGGAGATCAGGGTGGAGGCTCAGCCCCAGATGGCCATCGACGTCCCGATTCAGGTTCGGACCCGACAGGCACTCGCCGATACTCTCCAACTGACCACCGAGCCGCGCACCGTGACGGTCCTCCTCGCCGAGGACGTAACACCGCCCACTGCCATTCCCACAGAGCCGATCGACCTCGGACGACTGCTCCGCGTGGGAACGACCACCGCGAGCCTGAGCCTTCCGGCGGGAGTCCGCCTGGCGCCGGATGAGGAGGGGGAGGTGGCCGTCGTGCTGCGCCGGCGTGGCGTCCGGTCGTCCCGATAG
- a CDS encoding galactokinase family protein, whose product MALCARALLRRGHPPKTPAKVFLVPGRIEVLGKHTDYAGGRSLLAAVERGFTLVSTERDQPRVWVEALDLRDAVDFEIRPDLQPGIGWTNYPMTTVRRLARNFSELRRGVDVALSSDLPPASGMSSSSALIIGIFLCLAAANRLQDRPLFREAITDLDALASYLAAVESGQGFGRLAGDSGVGTHGGSEDHTAILQARERTLLQYRFVPAARERTLPMLSGYRFALAASGVQAEKTGAMREHYNRASALARALRDLWIRSGGAPAVSLAAALRSSPDAADRLRALLQSPERLGFPPRDLAARLDHFVLESEVLIPAAANALAEGRLDRFGELVDESQRAAETLLGNQIPETVELARAARRLGAVAASAFGAGYGGSVWALVPETEVERFLSEWRSAYAADFPGRAGKAVFFSSDAGPAARRVA is encoded by the coding sequence GTGGCCCTCTGCGCCCGCGCGTTGCTGCGCCGCGGCCACCCCCCGAAAACTCCCGCCAAGGTCTTTCTGGTACCCGGCCGGATCGAGGTGCTCGGCAAGCACACCGACTACGCGGGGGGGCGCAGCCTTCTCGCCGCGGTGGAGCGTGGCTTCACGCTTGTATCCACGGAGCGGGACCAGCCCCGGGTGTGGGTAGAGGCGCTCGACCTCAGGGACGCCGTCGACTTCGAAATCAGGCCGGACCTGCAGCCGGGCATCGGGTGGACCAACTATCCGATGACAACCGTGCGCCGGCTGGCGCGCAATTTCTCCGAGCTCCGGCGCGGCGTCGACGTGGCCCTGAGCAGCGACCTGCCGCCGGCCTCTGGTATGAGCAGCTCCAGCGCGCTCATCATCGGGATCTTCCTCTGCCTGGCCGCGGCGAACCGGCTACAGGATCGGCCGCTCTTCCGGGAAGCGATCACCGACCTGGATGCGCTCGCCTCCTACCTCGCCGCGGTGGAGAGTGGACAGGGGTTCGGTCGGCTGGCGGGGGATTCGGGGGTCGGGACGCACGGGGGAAGCGAGGACCACACCGCAATCCTGCAGGCGCGCGAGCGGACCCTTCTGCAGTACCGCTTCGTGCCGGCCGCCCGCGAACGGACCCTGCCGATGCTGTCCGGCTACCGCTTCGCTCTCGCGGCGAGTGGGGTGCAGGCGGAGAAAACCGGGGCCATGCGCGAGCACTACAACCGCGCCTCGGCGCTCGCCCGTGCCCTGCGCGACCTCTGGATCCGTTCGGGCGGGGCGCCCGCGGTCAGCCTGGCCGCGGCACTGCGCTCCTCCCCCGACGCCGCCGACCGGCTGCGAGCGCTGTTGCAGTCCCCTGAGCGACTCGGCTTCCCCCCGCGTGACCTCGCCGCCCGGCTCGACCACTTCGTGTTGGAGAGCGAGGTGCTGATCCCCGCCGCCGCCAACGCGCTGGCGGAAGGGCGGCTGGATCGCTTCGGAGAACTGGTGGACGAGTCGCAGCGCGCGGCGGAGACCCTCCTCGGTAACCAGATTCCCGAGACCGTGGAGCTTGCGCGCGCGGCGCGGCGCCTGGGTGCCGTGGCGGCCTCCGCTTTCGGCGCCGGCTACGGAGGCAGCGTCTGGGCCCTCGTTCCGGAGACCGAGGTCGAGCGCTTCCTGTCTGAATGGCGATCCGCCTACGCCGCTGACTTTCCCGGTCGCGCCGGGAAGGCGGTCTTCTTCTCCAGCGACGCCGGTCCCGCGGCGCGACGGGTGGCGTGA
- a CDS encoding nucleotidyltransferase family protein: protein MSEGQATRAVVLARGLGTRMRRNDDSARLDAEQAAVAATGLKAMIPVGRPFLDFVLSGLADAGFSDACLVVGPEHDVVRERYGGPDAPRRINVHFAVQERPLGTADAVLAASGFVDGNPFVVLNSDNYYPVEALVALRRQGAPSLLGFERESLIRDGNIGPERILSFALLQTAPDGTLTKVVEKPDPEIARELGPGALVSMNCWCFTPEIFEACRAIPVSERGELEIPRAVQYAIDHMGMKFVVVPASGGVLDLSSRADIAAVKERLSEVEVRL from the coding sequence ATGAGCGAAGGGCAGGCAACCCGGGCGGTCGTGCTGGCCCGCGGGCTGGGCACGCGGATGCGCCGCAACGACGATTCGGCCCGACTCGATGCGGAGCAGGCTGCAGTCGCGGCGACTGGCCTGAAGGCGATGATCCCGGTCGGGCGGCCCTTTCTCGACTTCGTTCTTTCCGGCCTGGCTGACGCCGGCTTCAGCGACGCCTGTCTGGTTGTCGGCCCGGAGCACGACGTCGTGCGGGAGCGCTATGGTGGGCCGGATGCCCCGCGCCGGATCAACGTCCACTTCGCCGTACAGGAGCGCCCGCTTGGCACGGCGGACGCCGTGCTCGCGGCGAGCGGATTCGTGGACGGAAATCCCTTCGTCGTGCTGAACTCCGACAACTACTATCCGGTCGAGGCGCTGGTGGCTCTGCGTCGCCAGGGCGCCCCCAGCCTGCTCGGATTCGAGCGTGAGAGCCTGATCCGGGACGGAAATATCGGTCCGGAGCGCATTCTGAGCTTCGCGCTGCTCCAGACAGCGCCGGACGGCACCCTCACGAAAGTGGTGGAGAAGCCCGACCCGGAGATCGCTCGCGAGCTCGGTCCGGGGGCGCTGGTCAGCATGAACTGCTGGTGCTTCACGCCGGAAATCTTCGAAGCATGCCGGGCCATCCCGGTCTCGGAGCGTGGAGAGCTGGAGATCCCGCGGGCGGTTCAGTACGCGATCGACCACATGGGGATGAAGTTCGTCGTGGTACCCGCCTCAGGCGGTGTCCTCGATCTCTCCTCGCGCGCCGACATCGCCGCCGTAAAAGAGCGGCTCAGCGAAGTCGAGGTGCGCCTCTGA
- a CDS encoding sodium:solute symporter family protein yields MHLAPIDWAIIILSIAISFVPAILLARRAGSSTAEFFTSGQAAPWWLIGVSMVATTFSTDTPNLVTNLVRESGVAGNWAWWAFLLTGMATVFFYARLWRRSRVLTDLEFYEIRYSGRAATFVRGFRAVYLGLFFNCVIMASVNLAAAKIAAVLLGWPIGKTLTYCVIISIAFAAISGLWGVMVTDLIQFVVAMTGAIAAAVFALRQPQVGGLSGLLERVPAQTLHLLPDFGDWSLTLTLLVIPLTVQWWSVWYPGAEPGGGSYIAQRMLAARSERDALSGTLFFNAAHYALRPWPWILVALASILVFPTLDDIAAAFPYVDRSLIGHDMAYPAMLTFLPAGLLGLMIAGMLAAYVSTISTHLNWGTSYLVHDLYRRFIRPDATERHYVFVGRVVTGLLMLVAAGVTLVLDSARQAFELLMSIGAGTGLIYLLRWYWWRINAWTEVAAMASSFVVSVGFFIAAQRGGTIPAHVSLLVTVAVTTAIWVVTTYLTRPSSEETLIEFYRLVRPGGPGWRPIAERAGPVTAGDSLPQALLGWVLGCTAIYGALFGSGSFLYGEIAQGMVWLVLFVISVGGLMRILPRMSPGVRSGGSEEAEPVEVGRG; encoded by the coding sequence ATGCACCTCGCTCCCATCGATTGGGCAATCATCATCCTGTCGATCGCCATCTCGTTCGTCCCGGCGATCCTGCTGGCCCGCAGGGCAGGGTCGAGCACGGCGGAGTTCTTCACCTCCGGACAGGCCGCGCCCTGGTGGCTGATCGGGGTGTCGATGGTCGCCACGACCTTCAGCACGGATACCCCGAACCTGGTCACCAACCTCGTGCGCGAGAGCGGCGTGGCTGGCAACTGGGCCTGGTGGGCGTTCCTGCTCACGGGCATGGCCACCGTCTTCTTCTACGCCCGCCTCTGGCGCCGCTCCCGCGTGCTCACCGACCTCGAGTTCTACGAGATCCGCTATTCGGGCAGGGCGGCGACCTTCGTGCGCGGGTTCCGCGCGGTCTACCTAGGGCTCTTCTTCAACTGCGTGATCATGGCGTCGGTGAACCTGGCCGCCGCCAAGATCGCCGCCGTGCTGCTGGGCTGGCCTATCGGCAAGACGCTCACCTACTGCGTCATCATCAGCATCGCCTTCGCCGCCATCTCCGGTTTGTGGGGGGTGATGGTGACGGATCTCATCCAGTTCGTCGTGGCGATGACCGGCGCTATCGCGGCCGCGGTCTTCGCACTTCGGCAACCGCAAGTGGGCGGGCTCTCCGGGCTGCTGGAGCGTGTTCCCGCGCAGACGCTCCACCTGCTGCCGGACTTTGGTGACTGGTCCCTGACGCTCACGCTGCTGGTCATTCCGCTGACCGTGCAGTGGTGGTCGGTCTGGTACCCGGGGGCGGAGCCGGGCGGAGGTAGCTACATCGCGCAGCGGATGTTGGCCGCCCGGAGCGAGCGGGACGCCCTTTCCGGGACGCTCTTCTTCAACGCGGCGCACTATGCTCTACGCCCATGGCCGTGGATCCTGGTGGCGCTCGCGTCCATCCTCGTCTTTCCTACGCTGGACGACATCGCCGCCGCCTTCCCCTACGTCGACCGCAGCCTGATCGGTCACGACATGGCCTATCCCGCCATGCTGACCTTCCTCCCCGCAGGGTTGCTGGGCCTGATGATCGCGGGGATGCTGGCCGCCTACGTCTCCACCATCTCAACCCACCTGAACTGGGGTACTTCATACCTGGTGCACGACCTCTACCGGCGATTCATCCGGCCGGATGCGACCGAACGCCACTACGTCTTCGTGGGACGCGTGGTCACCGGACTACTGATGCTGGTCGCCGCCGGGGTCACGCTGGTCCTCGATTCAGCCCGTCAGGCCTTCGAGCTGCTGATGTCCATCGGCGCCGGCACCGGCCTGATCTACCTGCTGCGGTGGTACTGGTGGCGGATCAATGCCTGGACCGAGGTGGCCGCGATGGCCAGCTCCTTCGTCGTGTCTGTGGGCTTCTTCATCGCGGCACAGCGTGGCGGTACCATCCCGGCGCACGTGTCGCTGCTCGTGACGGTGGCCGTCACCACGGCCATCTGGGTGGTCACGACCTACCTGACCCGCCCGAGCTCGGAAGAGACGCTGATTGAGTTCTACCGCCTCGTGCGACCCGGGGGACCGGGGTGGAGGCCGATCGCGGAGCGGGCGGGCCCCGTCACCGCGGGTGACAGCCTTCCGCAGGCGCTGCTCGGGTGGGTGCTGGGGTGCACGGCCATCTACGGAGCACTATTCGGGAGCGGCAGCTTTCTGTACGGCGAGATCGCGCAGGGGATGGTCTGGCTGGTCCTCTTCGTTATCAGCGTGGGCGGGCTGATGCGCATCCTGCCGCGTATGTCGCCTGGAGTACGATCGGGCGGCTCCGAGGAGGCGGAACCGGTAGAGGTGGGTAGGGGATGA
- a CDS encoding alpha-L-fucosidase, translated as MNGRPVHASRQRIDRRTFLRASGLALGAAATNPGLARALGPALTGIAAARPVPSPAQLAWQRDELTMFVHFGINTFTNREWGDGKEDPALFNPARLDARQWARAARDGGFKLIILTAKHHDGYCLWPTETTRHSVASSPWRDGQGDVVREFVDAARAEGLKVGLYLSPWDRNAPMYGDSPAYNDFYVRQLTELLTWYGPIAEVWFDGANGEGPNGRRQEYDWPRFHQTVRTLQPDAIMFSDAGPDIRWIGNERGIAGDPNWSTVDPTVVPYPGMSGPEIIHALQHGHPHGTVWRPGEADVSIRPGWFWHPEQDTEVRTAENLLELYFMSVGRNANLLLNVPPTSDGLFHETDVQRLREFHELREQVFARDLARGARASANRGTGASRVLDGDPDTYWSPGGSARSGYVELDFATPVEFNVVELREAIAEGQHVERYEVHALTPNGWTIASSGSTIGNRKLDRTPEPISARRIRLSIESALDVPRISTIGLYRQAVL; from the coding sequence ATGAACGGTCGCCCCGTCCACGCGTCTCGGCAGCGGATCGATCGGCGCACCTTTCTGCGGGCCAGCGGGCTGGCGCTCGGAGCGGCGGCCACGAACCCAGGCCTGGCGCGCGCGCTCGGCCCGGCGCTGACCGGGATCGCCGCTGCGCGTCCCGTCCCGTCGCCCGCGCAGCTCGCGTGGCAGCGGGACGAGCTGACCATGTTCGTCCACTTCGGCATCAACACCTTCACCAACCGTGAGTGGGGCGACGGGAAGGAAGACCCGGCCCTCTTCAACCCGGCCAGACTCGATGCCCGCCAGTGGGCTCGCGCCGCGCGCGACGGTGGCTTCAAGCTGATCATCCTGACCGCCAAACACCACGACGGCTACTGCCTCTGGCCAACCGAGACGACGAGACATTCGGTCGCGAGCAGCCCTTGGCGTGATGGCCAGGGCGACGTCGTCCGCGAGTTCGTCGACGCCGCGCGAGCCGAGGGCCTGAAGGTAGGTCTCTACCTCTCTCCCTGGGACCGCAACGCGCCCATGTACGGGGACTCCCCGGCGTACAACGACTTCTATGTACGCCAGCTCACCGAGCTGCTCACCTGGTACGGACCGATCGCGGAGGTGTGGTTCGACGGGGCGAACGGGGAAGGCCCGAACGGACGTCGGCAGGAGTACGACTGGCCGCGCTTTCATCAGACCGTCCGCACGCTCCAGCCGGACGCGATCATGTTTTCGGACGCCGGGCCGGACATCCGCTGGATCGGGAATGAGCGAGGCATTGCCGGAGACCCCAACTGGTCGACAGTCGATCCGACAGTCGTGCCATATCCGGGAATGTCGGGGCCGGAGATCATCCATGCCCTTCAGCACGGACACCCCCACGGCACTGTCTGGCGCCCCGGCGAGGCGGACGTGTCGATTCGGCCGGGGTGGTTCTGGCATCCGGAGCAGGACACCGAGGTGCGCACCGCCGAGAACCTGCTCGAGCTGTACTTCATGTCCGTGGGAAGGAACGCCAACCTGCTGCTGAACGTTCCGCCGACCAGCGACGGTCTGTTCCATGAGACGGACGTGCAGCGGCTGCGGGAATTCCACGAGCTGCGGGAGCAGGTCTTTGCCCGGGATCTCGCGCGCGGGGCTCGCGCCTCGGCGAACCGGGGAACGGGAGCGTCGCGGGTCCTCGACGGTGACCCGGATACCTACTGGAGCCCCGGAGGAAGCGCGCGCTCGGGCTACGTCGAGCTGGATTTCGCCACCCCCGTGGAGTTCAATGTGGTGGAGCTGCGCGAGGCCATTGCCGAGGGGCAGCATGTCGAGCGCTACGAGGTGCACGCCCTGACCCCGAACGGCTGGACCATCGCCTCCAGCGGAAGCACCATCGGCAACCGCAAGCTCGATCGTACCCCCGAGCCGATCAGCGCACGCCGGATCCGCCTCTCCATCGAATCGGCGCTGGACGTGCCACGCATCTCGACGATCGGACTGTACCGGCAGGCGGTTCTGTGA
- a CDS encoding Gfo/Idh/MocA family oxidoreductase, translating into MADRYDRRKFLRAAAAGLGAGYALTSDRLAAQASRRPAPTGLFAAEPLEKVRVGFVGVGHQGTSHVRNFLRIPNVEVTAICDLLPEHMERARKLVTDAGQPQPQGFAGGPEDYLRLCDLPNVDLVFTATPWELHAPVLLAAMRAGKHAATEVPMAPTIDECWELVETAEQTQRHCVMMENCCYDRAEMMILNMVRQNQFGDLLHAECGYLHDLRSLKLTDYYVNRWRVKHSITRNADLYPTHGVGPVAQWMNINRGNQFEYLVSMASPGRGLNLWAAEHIGPDSPEAKQKYAQGDVINTLIRTVAGQTILITHNTNSPRPYSRNILLQGTRGLVRKYPEPLIYLEGRSEDDAWEDFNQYRAEFDHPIWRALEAASAGAGHGGMDYIEDYRLVQCLLNGEPTDMDVYDGAAWSAIVDLSERSITNRSAAVDFPDFTRGGWRTRPPLGIIDPGKMESSTSA; encoded by the coding sequence ATGGCAGATCGCTACGACCGTCGAAAGTTCCTGCGCGCCGCCGCTGCAGGGCTCGGCGCCGGATACGCACTGACTTCCGACCGCCTCGCCGCGCAGGCGAGCCGCCGCCCCGCGCCCACCGGCCTGTTCGCCGCCGAACCGCTGGAGAAGGTTCGCGTCGGCTTTGTTGGCGTCGGCCACCAGGGCACCAGCCACGTCCGGAATTTCCTGCGCATCCCCAACGTCGAGGTGACCGCGATCTGCGACCTGCTTCCCGAGCACATGGAGCGCGCGCGGAAGCTGGTCACCGATGCAGGGCAGCCGCAGCCGCAGGGTTTTGCCGGAGGGCCGGAGGACTATCTGCGACTCTGCGATCTACCCAACGTCGATCTCGTCTTCACCGCGACCCCCTGGGAGCTCCATGCCCCGGTGCTGCTCGCTGCCATGCGGGCGGGGAAGCACGCCGCGACCGAGGTCCCCATGGCTCCCACCATCGACGAATGCTGGGAGCTCGTCGAGACGGCGGAGCAGACGCAGCGGCACTGCGTCATGATGGAAAACTGCTGCTACGACCGGGCCGAGATGATGATTCTCAACATGGTCCGGCAGAACCAGTTCGGTGATCTGCTCCACGCCGAGTGCGGGTACCTCCACGACCTGCGCAGCTTGAAGCTGACGGACTACTATGTGAACCGCTGGCGGGTGAAGCACTCCATCACCCGCAACGCGGACCTCTACCCCACCCATGGCGTCGGACCGGTCGCGCAGTGGATGAACATCAACCGGGGGAACCAGTTCGAGTACCTCGTCTCGATGGCGAGCCCCGGTCGCGGTCTGAACCTCTGGGCCGCGGAGCACATCGGTCCGGACAGCCCTGAGGCGAAGCAGAAGTACGCGCAGGGCGACGTGATCAATACCCTGATCAGGACGGTCGCGGGCCAGACGATCCTGATCACACACAACACCAACTCGCCCCGTCCATACAGCCGGAACATCCTGCTGCAGGGGACGCGTGGATTGGTGCGTAAGTACCCCGAGCCGCTGATCTACCTGGAGGGAAGGTCGGAGGACGACGCCTGGGAGGACTTCAACCAGTATCGTGCGGAGTTCGACCATCCGATCTGGCGTGCGCTGGAGGCGGCATCGGCGGGCGCCGGCCACGGCGGCATGGATTACATCGAGGACTACCGGCTGGTGCAGTGCCTTCTGAACGGCGAGCCCACCGATATGGACGTGTACGACGGCGCCGCCTGGAGCGCGATTGTCGACCTGAGCGAGCGCTCCATCACCAATCGTAGCGCCGCGGTAGACTTCCCCGACTTCACCCGCGGTGGCTGGCGCACGCGTCCGCCGCTGGGGATCATCGATCCTGGCAAGATGGAGTCGAGCACGTCGGCATGA
- the galK gene encoding galactokinase — MNEAAPTVRARVIDAFRAKWNEEPSLVVRAPGRVNLIGEHTDYNDGFVLPMAIEPAVWIALRPREDTVISVQSLDYERVRSFDAAAPERGDGGWIEYLKGTAWALADAGRPVAGWDGVLGGDVPIGAGLSSSAAVELATARAITAAAGAPWDAKEMARLCQRAENAWVGVQCGIMDQMISAVGQEGHAVLIDCRTLDTTAVPLPEEALVVILDTSTRRELSGSAYNERRTQCELAAEHFGVKALRDLTPERFEEGVAGLDPVAARRARHVVLENARTEAAAEAMRAGDAQRLGALMAESHRSLRDDFQVSSEALDTMVEIASAHPACFGARMTGAGFGGCAVALVRRDSTEEFTETVVEAYRQRTGLVPKVYVTRATAGAAVDQFHLAPPLARG, encoded by the coding sequence ATGAATGAAGCGGCCCCGACGGTGCGCGCGCGGGTCATCGACGCCTTCCGGGCTAAGTGGAACGAGGAGCCGTCACTGGTCGTGCGAGCGCCCGGCCGGGTGAACCTCATCGGGGAGCACACCGACTATAACGACGGCTTCGTCCTGCCGATGGCGATCGAGCCGGCGGTATGGATCGCGCTCAGGCCGCGTGAGGATACGGTGATCTCGGTCCAGTCGCTCGACTACGAGCGCGTGCGCAGCTTCGACGCCGCCGCCCCCGAGCGCGGGGACGGGGGTTGGATCGAGTATCTCAAGGGAACCGCGTGGGCGCTGGCAGACGCAGGCCGTCCTGTCGCCGGATGGGACGGTGTGCTGGGCGGAGACGTGCCGATCGGCGCGGGGCTCTCCTCCAGCGCGGCGGTCGAGCTCGCCACCGCGCGGGCGATCACCGCCGCGGCCGGGGCGCCCTGGGACGCCAAGGAGATGGCCAGACTCTGCCAGCGCGCCGAGAACGCCTGGGTGGGGGTGCAGTGCGGGATCATGGACCAGATGATCTCCGCGGTGGGACAGGAGGGCCACGCGGTGCTGATCGACTGCAGAACGCTGGACACCACCGCGGTGCCGCTTCCCGAGGAGGCACTGGTGGTGATCCTCGATACCTCCACCCGACGGGAGCTCAGCGGCTCGGCGTACAACGAACGGCGCACCCAATGTGAGCTCGCCGCCGAGCATTTCGGTGTGAAGGCCCTGCGCGATCTCACCCCTGAGCGCTTCGAAGAGGGGGTGGCGGGACTCGACCCGGTCGCCGCCCGCCGCGCCCGCCACGTCGTTCTTGAAAATGCCCGGACTGAAGCCGCGGCCGAAGCCATGCGCGCAGGTGATGCTCAGCGGCTCGGCGCCCTGATGGCCGAGAGCCACCGCAGCCTGCGCGACGACTTCCAGGTCTCGAGCGAAGCCCTCGACACCATGGTGGAGATTGCTTCCGCACACCCCGCCTGTTTCGGCGCCCGTATGACCGGCGCCGGCTTCGGGGGATGCGCGGTCGCCCTCGTGCGTCGCGACTCGACCGAGGAATTTACCGAGACCGTTGTCGAGGCCTATCGCCAGCGCACGGGACTGGTTCCCAAGGTATATGTGACGCGTGCGACAGCCGGCGCCGCCGTGGACCAGTTTCACCTTGCTCCTCCCCTGGCGCGCGGCTAA